The Mytilus edulis chromosome 12, xbMytEdul2.2, whole genome shotgun sequence genome contains a region encoding:
- the LOC139499400 gene encoding uncharacterized protein, with amino-acid sequence MSIEENLVILAESNSNLVTFFFKPDRQDYSREFVCKSKPNWLYVRVNVIVNYAPGVKMLLGENRIDCFPDGFPDAYTFYRWEHQSEIGEHIRYINGLGNGILILQTLPQRYQISGIYVCTVSNGIADTNGRMFQKGFTSVNYQGAPIFVPGHRNVQHSEPGEPLLLTFLLYSDPLLDDIWIKSVGTDRNQSETKHEFRISNTTLSYTAFGNKGNISGYGITIETNILNSNDFSVYKIWAKNKLGVAAYIFEIIAVESQKRNELNTNHNVKQLPRFITIVTIATCLWVYIVLSHIFVCVRHRRTRRSIVSESLLEDMYDEIGTISDQTVNINPLPTAQSERVQQFRRIRSLQPESSTSNVNNQLTTDRTFNTSSRLSVQEYKPNALHINNIFGVASNVSPVIAINDIVHIQIRQHSSNSNRQSTISSISDESSSGSSGATQIAFNIDEGYENPYQIVIKEGQDSHTYSHLTKQSE; translated from the exons ATGTCAATAGAAGAAAACTTAGTCATATTAGCAGAAAGTAACAGTAACTTGGTGACTTTCTTTTTCAAACCGGATAGACAAGATTACTCCAGGGAGTTTGTATGTAAGAGTAAACCAAACTGGTTATATGTCAGGGTTAATGTAATCGTCAACT ATGCACCGGGCGTAAAAATGTTACTCGGAGAAAACAGAATTGACTGCTTTCCTGACGGTTTCCCGGACGCTTACACATTTTATAGATGGGAACATCAATCAGAAATAGGGGAACACATTCGTTATATAAACGGCTTAGGAAATGGGATATTGATTCTTCAGACACTTCCACAACGATATCAGATTAGCGGTATATATGTTTGCACAGTTAGCAACGGTATAGCTGATACGAATGGTCGTATGTTTCAAAAAGGTTTTACAAGTGTCAATTATCAAG GTGCGCCAATATTTGTACCTGGACATAGGAATGTACAGCATAGTGAGCCTGGCGAACCTTTACTACTGACATTTCTCCTATACAGTGACCCTTTGTTAGATGACATATGGATTAAAAGCGTCGGAACTGATCGGAACCAAAGTGAAACAAAACATGAGTTCAGAATTTCAAACACAACTTTGTCGTATACGGCTTTTGGAAACAAAGGCAACATCAGTGGATATGGAATTACAattgaaacaaacattttaaacaGTAATGACTTCAGCGTGTATAAGATATGGGCAAAAAATAAGTTGGGAGTAGCTGCTTACATATTCGAAATCATAGCAGTTG AATCTCAGAAAAGGAACGAATTAAACACTAACCACAACGTTAAGCAATTACCTCGATTTATAACAATTGTCACCATAGCTACCTGTTTGTGGGTCTATATAGTCTTGAGTCATATCTTTGTTTGTGTCCGACATAGGCGAACCAGGCGGAGTATTGTATCAGAATCCTTGCTTGAAGACATGTACGATGAAATAGGAACCATTTCTGATCAAACTGTTAACATAAATCCGTTACCTACTGCACAGTCAGAACGGGTCCAGCAATTCAGAAGGATTCGTAGTCTCCAACCTGAATCAAGCACATCAAATGTGAACAATCAACTTACTACGGACCGTACTTTTAATACATCTTCACGATTATCCGTTCAAGAATATAAGCCTAATGCATTgcacataaacaatatatttgGAGTAGCAAGTAATGTTTCGCCTGTAATAGCTATCAATGATATTGTTCACATTCAAATACGTCAGCATTCGTCAAACAGTAACAGACAATCAACAATTTCATCAATCAGTGACGAATCAAGCAGTGGATCAAGTGGTGCAACACAAATTGCTTTTAATATCGATGAAGGGTACGAAAATCCATACCAAATAGTAATTAAAGAAGGACAGGACAGTCATACGTATAGTCATCTAACCAAGCAATCCGAGTAA
- the LOC139499401 gene encoding uncharacterized protein yields MSLEKFLHASDQAASYLASQVGPDGALLDQNVSGDLCSQYKLVTLLLISGHSLEGQRLMERIKRDFLQTDGDFVSFPEKSGRERKSSSFPMSHFWIYMNNWIAMGAHRSGRFDISVPAYNFSKSFYNTELKAVCVTEKFTEITEESTMDCLSTSHFGLLSLYMGDINTAKDCGETLLYFIKAQPNIEKELLLRMSAKTGSLLTANPDNMEPFYKIKKDSPNQLYFFLGYHSIFMTKLYQATQDTRFLDSAVQILDFSLTCHESMFSFSFSHKVAYAAALVATETKDDKYKQMAIRICEFLLSIQTDNGLFGKDFEPVDKYDQSAEIAIWLRETASELSRKT; encoded by the exons ATGAGTTTGGAAAAGTTTCTGCACGCCAGTGACCAAGCCGCCAGCTATCTTGCCAGCCAGGTTGGTCCAGATGGTGCTTTATTGGACCAAAATGTAAGTGGTGACCTGTGTTCTCAATACAAACTTGTCACACTTTTGCTCATCAGTGGACATAGCTTAGAAGGTCAAAGGTTAATGGAGAGGATAAAGAGAGATTTTCTTCAG ACAGATGGTGATTTTGTATCATTTCCTGAAAAGTCGGGGAGAGAAAGAAAGAGTTCATCGTTTCCAATGTCACACTTCTGGATTTACATGAATAATTGGATAGCAATGGGAGCACATAGATCTGGCAG ATTTGACATTTCAGTACCTGCATACAATTTTTCCAAGTCTTTCTATAACACAGAATTGAAAGCAGTCTGTGTCACAGAAAAGTTTACAGAGATTACAGAGGAATCTACTATGGACTGTCTGTCTACATCACATTTTGGACTACTTTCACTTTATATGGGAG aTATAAATACTGCCAAAGATTGCGGAGAAACattactttattttattaaagcaCAGCCTAACATCGAAAAAGAATTATTGCTACGCATGTCTGCTAAGACTGGTTCCTTGCTCACAGCTAATCCTGACAACATGGAGCCTTTTTATAAGATCAAAAAGGATAGTCCCAATCAACTGTATTTCTTTCTTGGTTACCATAGTATTTTTATGACCAAGTTGTACCAAGCAACACAGGATACACGATTTCTTGACAGTGCTGTTCAAATCTTAGACTTTTCTTTGACTTGTCACGAAAGCATGTTCTCTTTTAGTTTCAGTCATAAAGTAGCATATGCTGCAGCACTGGTTGCAACCGAAACAAAAGAcgacaaatataaacaaatggcTATCAGAATTTGTGAATTTTTACTGTCAATACAAACAGACAATGGACTGTTTGGTAAAGATTTTGAACCAGTTGACAAATACGACCAATCTGCTGAAATAGCTATATGGTTACGGGAAACTGCTAGTGAACTGAGTagaaaaacttaa